The following proteins are encoded in a genomic region of Zea mays cultivar B73 chromosome 9, Zm-B73-REFERENCE-NAM-5.0, whole genome shotgun sequence:
- the LOC100502206 gene encoding uncharacterized isoform X1: MGAVASTVAARFAFFPPTPPSYGVEPPPSPAAAAADTEVVELSGVPVSRGRGVEARRLPTKRGTEVVSMYVRQPGARLTLLYSHGNAADLGQMYELFVELSAHLNVNLMGYDYSGYGQSSGKPSEQNTYADIEAVYRCLLETYGASEENIILYGQSVGSGPTLDLASRLPHLRAVVLHSPISSGLRVMYPVKHTYWFDIYKNIDKIPLVRCPVLVIHGTADEVVDCSHGRALWELSKVKYEPLWIKGGNHCNLELYPEYIKHLKKFVTAIEKSQPVKDESPESSGPSDPSEIGSESAENSRRSTDIRDKPRSSIDHRPSIDRREKPRGSIDRRDKNRKSIDQLDKPRASVDQPDRAPLGG, translated from the exons ATGGGCGCCGTGGCGTCGACGGTGGCGGCGCGCTTCGCGTTCTTcccgccgaccccgccgtcgtacGGGGTAGAGCCACCGCCGTCGCCGGCCGCGGCTGCGGCGgacacggaggtggtggagctcaGCGGGGTGCCGGTGTCACGGGGCCGCGGCGTGGAGGCGCGCCGgctgccaacgaagcgcggcaccGAGGTGGTGTCCATGTACGTCCGCCAGCCCGGGGCGCGCCTCACGCTGCTCTACTCCCACGGCAACGCCGCCGACCTGGGACAGATGTACGAGCTCTTCGTCGAGCTCAGCGCCCACCTCAATGTCAACCTCATGGG TTATGACTATTCTGGGTACGGGCAATCATCTGGGAAG CCAAGTGAACAAAATACTTATGCTGATATAGAAGCTGTGTATAGGTGTCTTCTAGAAACATATGGAGCCTCTGAAGAAAACATCATTCTATATGGTCAATCAGTGGGGAGTGGCCCTACTTTGGATTTAGCATCCCGTTTGCCTCATTTACGAGCTGTTGTTCTACATAGCCCAATTTCATCTGGTTTAAGAGTGATGTATCCTGTAAAGCATACATATTGGTTTGACATATATAAG AACATTGACAAAATTCCTCTGGTCAGGTGTCCTGTATTAGTTATACAT GGTACAGCTGATGAGGTTGTTGACTGTTCTCATGGGAGGGCACTATGGGAACTATCCAAAGTGAAATACGAGCCTCTGTGGATCAAGGGAGGGAACCACTGTAATTTGGAACTGTACCCAGAATACATTAAGCACCTGAAAAAATTTGTTACTGCCATAGAGAAATCACAACCAGTTAAAGACGAATCTCCAGAGAGTTCAGGTCCTTCAGAtcctagtgaaattggatccgaAAGTGCAGAGAACTCAAGGAGAAGCACCGATATCCGGGACAAACCAAGATCAAGCATTGATCATAGACCTAGCATTGATCGACGGGAGAAACCTAGGGGAAGTATAGACAGGAGAGATAAAAACAGAAAGAGTATTGATCAGCTTGACAAACCACGGGCTAGTGTGGATCAACCTGACAGGGCAC CTTTGGGGGGATGA
- the LOC100502206 gene encoding uncharacterized LOC100502206: MGAVASTVAARFAFFPPTPPSYGVEPPPSPAAAAADTEVVELSGVPVSRGRGVEARRLPTKRGTEVVSMYVRQPGARLTLLYSHGNAADLGQMYELFVELSAHLNVNLMGYDYSGYGQSSGKPSEQNTYADIEAVYRCLLETYGASEENIILYGQSVGSGPTLDLASRLPHLRAVVLHSPISSGLRVMYPVKHTYWFDIYKNIDKIPLVRCPVLVIHGTADEVVDCSHGRALWELSKVKYEPLWIKGGNHCNLELYPEYIKHLKKFVTAIEKSQPVKDESPESSGPSDPSEIGSESAENSRRSTDIRDKPRSSIDHRPSIDRREKPRGSIDRRDKNRKSIDQLDKPRASVDQPDRARKSIDRFGGMMRSVKLCNIDCFTAASGS; this comes from the exons ATGGGCGCCGTGGCGTCGACGGTGGCGGCGCGCTTCGCGTTCTTcccgccgaccccgccgtcgtacGGGGTAGAGCCACCGCCGTCGCCGGCCGCGGCTGCGGCGgacacggaggtggtggagctcaGCGGGGTGCCGGTGTCACGGGGCCGCGGCGTGGAGGCGCGCCGgctgccaacgaagcgcggcaccGAGGTGGTGTCCATGTACGTCCGCCAGCCCGGGGCGCGCCTCACGCTGCTCTACTCCCACGGCAACGCCGCCGACCTGGGACAGATGTACGAGCTCTTCGTCGAGCTCAGCGCCCACCTCAATGTCAACCTCATGGG TTATGACTATTCTGGGTACGGGCAATCATCTGGGAAG CCAAGTGAACAAAATACTTATGCTGATATAGAAGCTGTGTATAGGTGTCTTCTAGAAACATATGGAGCCTCTGAAGAAAACATCATTCTATATGGTCAATCAGTGGGGAGTGGCCCTACTTTGGATTTAGCATCCCGTTTGCCTCATTTACGAGCTGTTGTTCTACATAGCCCAATTTCATCTGGTTTAAGAGTGATGTATCCTGTAAAGCATACATATTGGTTTGACATATATAAG AACATTGACAAAATTCCTCTGGTCAGGTGTCCTGTATTAGTTATACAT GGTACAGCTGATGAGGTTGTTGACTGTTCTCATGGGAGGGCACTATGGGAACTATCCAAAGTGAAATACGAGCCTCTGTGGATCAAGGGAGGGAACCACTGTAATTTGGAACTGTACCCAGAATACATTAAGCACCTGAAAAAATTTGTTACTGCCATAGAGAAATCACAACCAGTTAAAGACGAATCTCCAGAGAGTTCAGGTCCTTCAGAtcctagtgaaattggatccgaAAGTGCAGAGAACTCAAGGAGAAGCACCGATATCCGGGACAAACCAAGATCAAGCATTGATCATAGACCTAGCATTGATCGACGGGAGAAACCTAGGGGAAGTATAGACAGGAGAGATAAAAACAGAAAGAGTATTGATCAGCTTGACAAACCACGGGCTAGTGTGGATCAACCTGACAGGGCACGTAAGAGCATTGATCG CTTTGGGGGGATGATGAGGTCAGTCAAATTGTGCAATATTGATTGTTTCACTGCAGCTTCCGGGAGCTGA